CACGAATCGACTGGCCAGCACCCTCTGGCCAACCGACGAGGTCTTCGCCCAGGCCGCGCGGGCATGGCTGGACCGTCACGGCCTCGGGGCCATCACGCTGTCCGAGCCGACGGGAATCGACCCCGCCAACACCGCCGAGCCGGCCGCTCTGGTGACGCTGGCGCAGCTCGCCCTCGCCAACCCCGTGGTGGCCGAGATCGCACGCACTCGCAGCGTCGAGCTGCCCGGGGCGGGTGAGGTGACGAACACGAACGATCTGCTGACCGACCCCGGCGTCGTGGGGCTGAAGACGGGCAGTTTGGCAGCGTTCTACAACCTGCTCGCGGCGAAGGACATCACCGTCGGGACCACCCAGGTGCGCGTCTATGCCACCGCTCTGGGTCAGCCCACTGCCGAGGCACGCGACCAGGAGACGGCACGTCTGCTGTCCGAGGTCACCACCGAGGTCTCGACACCCCTCGCCCTGCCGGCCGGCACGCTCGCCGGCGTGGTGAGCACCGCCTGGGGGGCGACGGCGAACATCGTGACGGATGCCGACGCGGCAGTTATCCTCTGGAACGGCGCCGCGGCGGCGACGACCACGACGCTCGATCTGGGACAGGCCCGCACGGCGAACGCCGCCGTCGGCCAGGTGCTGGTGCGCGGCCCGTTGAACGCAGCGACGGTCGGGGTGCACCTGACGGCCGACATCCCCGATCCCGACGCGTGGTGGCGTCTCACCCACCCGCTGCAGCTCTGGGGGCTGGTGCGCTGATCGCGCCCGGCGCGACGCGTCAGAACGGCCAGATGAGCGGCACGTACAGCACGGCGACCGCGAGGTACACGAACATCAGCGGCAACCCAAGCCGGCCGTAGTCGCCGAATCGATAGCCGCCCGGCTGCATCACCATCAGATTGGCGGGCGTCGCGACCGGGGTGAGGAATGCCGCGGCCCCGGCGACGGTGAGCGCCATCATGAACGGCTGCACACTCGCATCGAGCGCGTGCGAGATCGCGACGGCGATGGGGATCACGACCAGGACGGTCGCGACGTTGGAGATGAACTGGCCGAGCACCATCGTCAGCACGCAGAGCACCAGGAGCGCCAGGTGCGGCGAGCCGGTACCGATGACGCCGAGGACGGCGTCGGCGACGACGTCGGCGGCACCCGTCGATACGAAGGCGGACGACAGCGGAACCATCCCGGCGATGAGGATGACGGTGGTCCACGAGATGGCGCGATAGGTCTGCGGCACGCTCAAGACCCGGGTCAGCACGAGGGCACCGGCCGCCAGCAGTCCCGCCACGGCGGCGGGCACGAGTCCGGTCGCGAGCAGCACGACCATCGCCGCGAGGATGCCGATCGCCCGCTTGGCGCCCCGGCCCAGCGGAACGGCGCGCTGCAGGACCTGGGGAGGGGTGACGGCGATGACGTCGGGCGACCGCGTGTAGCGCGTCAGCGCGGCCCACGGCCCCTGGACCAGCACCGCATCGCCGGCGCGCAGCACGAGTGATCCGGCAACACCGGTGCCGCGCGAGGCGTTCGGCCCGTCCTCCTCGCCGCGGCGGACGGCGAGGATCACCAGGTTCTCGTCGTTCGTGGTCATGCCGGCCGACGCCGTGCGCCCGATGAGACGCGAGCGAGGGGACACGAGCACCTCGGCGACACCCTCGCGCGCGCTGAACAGGCGGCCCGTGTCGAGGTCGACGTCGTAGCTGTCGCGAAGGGTCTGAGCGTGCGCGCGAGGATCGGGGGCGAGATCGGCCAGGCGCTCGGCGGCACGAGCCGGAAGCAGCCGTCCGCCGCCGAGCGCGACGACGGCGACCGTCGACAGCACCAGGGGGATGCCGGCGAGCGCGAACTCGAAGAAGCCGAACTCCCGCCCGCCGGCGGCGACGGCGGCCTCGCTGACGACGATGTTCACGGGCGTGCCGGTGAGGGTGAGCAGCGAGCCCGCACTGGCGGCGAACGCTAGGGGGATCAGCAGTTTCGACGGAACGATGCCGGCGCGCACGGCGACGACGACCACGACCGGCAGCAAGGCGGCGACCGCGCCGTTGATGGAGATGAAGGCGGTGAGAACCGCCGCCAGCGCACCGATGATGACGGTGAGACGGGCCCGCCCCGCGCCCGCGCGTGTGACGACCTGATGGCCGAGCCAGGCCGTGACACCCGTGGCATCCAGCGCCTCGCTCACGACGAACAGCGACGCGATGAACAGCACCGTGGGGTCGCCGAAGCCCGCGAACGCCTCCGGGAGGGTGAGCACCCCGGTGGCCCAGAGCGCGAGCGCGACGCCCACGGCGACGAGCGCCAACGGCACCTTGCCGCTGACGAACGCGACGACCGCGAGCGCGAGGATCACGAAGGTCCAGCCGGCGGGGTCCATGTCCTCACCCTAGACGGCCGAACCCGCACGCCCCTCAGACGAAGCGCACGCTCTGCTGCAGACGGGTGCGCACATCGAACAGCTCATTGCCGCCGATGTCGCGGGCACCGGTCAGGCCCCGCCGGAGCACCGTCGCCAGCGCCGATCGCGCGACGACCGCCACGGGCAGCGAGCGCACCCGGCCGATCTCCTCGATCGCGCTCACGACGTCCTCGTCGGGCAGCACCACGATCGCGCCGCTGAAGCGGACGCGCGCCGCGCGCGCCAGCACGCGGGCCCCCGCGACCAGGTCGGCGATCGGAGAGCCCTCGACGCCCTCACCGATCAGCTCGCCGCGTCGCAGTCGCACGGGACCACCGAGATCCNCACTGAGCAGGGCGTAGAGGCCGCTGGGTCCCAGCACGATGTGATCGACCTTCAGCGACGGATCACGCGCGTCGACGGCGACGTCATGCCACACCGTGTATCCCATGCCCAGGTCGCCGATGACACGCGCGCTGGCCTCTTCGGCGAGGGCGTCCGCGAGCATCCGCTTCAGCTCGCGCGGGGCCGCGCGCACCAGCGCCGGGTCGTAGGGGTCGGGCACCTCGGTGCCGCGTCCCGCCCACTCGCGGATGAGATCGAGGTAGCGCTCTCGACGCCACCCCCCGGGCTGGCCGAACGAGCGCGCGCGTGGGCGGGTGTCGGCCGGTCGCGACGGCGGACGCCAGCTCGTACCGGCGCCGCTGCCGTCGGCGCCTTCCGGACCGTAGGAGGGCGCCGAGGCGCCGAAGCCGTGACCGCGGTCGTAGGCGGTGCGCGCCTCCGGTGTGCCGACGAGCTCCCACGCGCGCTGCACCTGCACGAAGAGCGCGGCATCTCCGCCCGTGTCGGGATGGGTCTGACGCAGCCGCAGGCGGTACGCCTTGCGGAGCTCTTCGCCGTCGGCATCCGCGGTGACTCCGAGCACCTCGTAGGCGGACGCGGAAAGGGGACTGTCGAACACGGGACCTCTCAGCGCTTCTCGGTGCGACGGGCGTACGCCGCGGCGCTGCGGCTGGACAGCGCGAGCAGCACGAGGATGTCGAGCGCCAGCGCAGGCAGGGTCGTGAACAGCGTGATCTCCTGATCGCGCGCCCACCAGCTCGCGAAGGCGCTGGCGATGGACAGGGTGGCGACGGTCATCACGGCGACGCGTGCGAGGTTGCTGCCGAAGAACAGAAGGATCACGCACACGAGCTGGATCACCACGGCGGCGCCGAGGACGACGAGCAGGACGGCGAGTGAGGCGTCAGCCAGATCGGGGGTGGCATCGATGCCGTCGAGGTCGAGCACGACCGCGCTCGCATAGCTCTTCCAGTTCACCGCCACCTCGACCATCGAGCCGATCCCGACCAGCGCGCTCAGCAGCACCAGAGCGGCGCCGGTCACCGTCGTGGACGGCCGCGACATGGCCGGGTCGTGGGCGATCGGCTGCAGGAGCCGGGTCACCGGTTCATACGACGGTCGCCGTTCGGGCCGCACGTTCCGCTCCTC
The sequence above is a segment of the Microbacterium sp. PM5 genome. Coding sequences within it:
- a CDS encoding D-alanyl-D-alanine carboxypeptidase: MTSDDAPPPSRRALRESTAPTDTVVVRNRAGRRALAWVDDETVTGAVDTPIAAGAAPDLLARRPRRSPLRAGVVVPLLTAIGVCGAYAAATLLWPLWAVAPTVREITPDGPVSTVSAVAWPSDGAGAVGVAGFEAVAASSSAPVSMASISKVVTVLMILDEMPLSVGQPGPEFTFTSRDRQTYWDYLADDESALDVPVGGTLTEYQMLQGILMGSAGNYTNRLASTLWPTDEVFAQAARAWLDRHGLGAITLSEPTGIDPANTAEPAALVTLAQLALANPVVAEIARTRSVELPGAGEVTNTNDLLTDPGVVGLKTGSLAAFYNLLAAKDITVGTTQVRVYATALGQPTAEARDQETARLLSEVTTEVSTPLALPAGTLAGVVSTAWGATANIVTDADAAVILWNGAAAATTTTLDLGQARTANAAVGQVLVRGPLNAATVGVHLTADIPDPDAWWRLTHPLQLWGLVR
- a CDS encoding SLC13 family permease; its protein translation is MDPAGWTFVILALAVVAFVSGKVPLALVAVGVALALWATGVLTLPEAFAGFGDPTVLFIASLFVVSEALDATGVTAWLGHQVVTRAGAGRARLTVIIGALAAVLTAFISINGAVAALLPVVVVVAVRAGIVPSKLLIPLAFAASAGSLLTLTGTPVNIVVSEAAVAAGGREFGFFEFALAGIPLVLSTVAVVALGGGRLLPARAAERLADLAPDPRAHAQTLRDSYDVDLDTGRLFSAREGVAEVLVSPRSRLIGRTASAGMTTNDENLVILAVRRGEEDGPNASRGTGVAGSLVLRAGDAVLVQGPWAALTRYTRSPDVIAVTPPQVLQRAVPLGRGAKRAIGILAAMVVLLATGLVPAAVAGLLAAGALVLTRVLSVPQTYRAISWTTVILIAGMVPLSSAFVSTGAADVVADAVLGVIGTGSPHLALLVLCVLTMVLGQFISNVATVLVVIPIAVAISHALDASVQPFMMALTVAGAAAFLTPVATPANLMVMQPGGYRFGDYGRLGLPLMFVYLAVAVLYVPLIWPF
- a CDS encoding DnaJ domain-containing protein, whose translation is MFDSPLSASAYEVLGVTADADGEELRKAYRLRLRQTHPDTGGDAALFVQVQRAWELVGTPEARTAYDRGHGFGASAPSYGPEGADGSGAGTSWRPPSRPADTRPRARSFGQPGGWRRERYLDLIREWAGRGTEVPDPYDPALVRAAPRELKRMLADALAEEASARVIGDLGMGYTVWHDVAVDARDPSLKVDHIVLGPSGLYALLSXDLGGPVRLRRGELIGEGVEGSPIADLVAGARVLARAARVRFSGAIVVLPDEDVVSAIEEIGRVRSLPVAVVARSALATVLRRGLTGARDIGGNELFDVRTRLQQSVRFV